One part of the Alligator mississippiensis isolate rAllMis1 chromosome 3, rAllMis1, whole genome shotgun sequence genome encodes these proteins:
- the LOC132249420 gene encoding syncytin-A-like has translation MALISLYITLGYLSITQGGWEKNLYLQISHAVAQAGNKSDCWICSHSPAHLHQGIPMIGVPISLQQWGTINGGFVRHYSLAAHRSAPKEWRAAPANWIISPRVEAPFCYRSNNTGAYNKATPVGHYPHCLTTLDYSPSSTSGILLGNVPSLNCTGFMVYNFSKEPHVALIANRSEFYIHSNFTSCNISRSSRITAERGPSYTMHINRKCRIGHNNCRDLSTLSAPGLYWLCGNRAHKILPWNWVGTCTLGRVIPGFEMHSAIYLEQVKNFNHHMKRAVNPLATRNTGFHRFVRTFIPWLGVRELELAIINISATMEAMGNATADAIQALQKEISQISQVTIQHRIALDYLLVSQGGVCALVNSTCCVYVNQDMRIETDIRKIRNQLRVLHQVASENTDWGLEEMWSWLTSWLPDFGALGKKILYGILFVLIVLIMFYVLMQLILCCVKASRGSFSKARKPTAESRIMLLQKCEQIERKHERLHDEIEGLMRMEI, from the coding sequence atggcactgatatccttatatatcacacttgggtatctcagtatcacccaaggggggtgggagaaaaatttgtatttgcagatctcccatgcggtggctcaagctggaaataaaagtgactgctggatatgctctcacagcccagcacacctacaccaaggaatcccaatgatcggagtaccaatatccctccagcaatggggaacaataaacggcggcttcgttagacactactcgttagctgcccatcggtccgctcctaaagaatggagggccgcccctgctaactggataatctccccaagagtagaggcgcctttctgttacagatccaacaacaccggagcttataataaagccacacctgtaggacactaccctcattgcctaactactctagattatagccctagtagcaccagtggaatcctgttgggtaacgtaccctctctcaattgtacaggattcatggtctacaacttttctaaggaacctcatgttgctctcattgcaaacagatcagaattttacattcactccaattttacttcttgtaatatatctcggtccagcagaataacagctgaacgtggaccgtcctatacgatgcatatcaatcgaaagtgccggatagggcacaacaactgccgagatttgagtaccctttctgccccaggcctttactggctctgcggaaacagggctcataaaatcttgccctggaattgggtggggacatgcactcttggacgtgttatccctggtttcgaaatgcatagtgcaatatatctggaacaagtaaaaaatttcaaccatcacatgaaaagggcggttaaccccttagctaccagaaacacagggttccatcgatttgtgagaaccttcataccgtggcttggagtaagagaattggaactagccataattaacatttcagccacaatggaagctatgggaaatgccactgcggatgcaattcaggctctgcaaaaagagatctcccagatctcacaagtaactatacaacaccgcatagccctagattacctattggtatcccagggaggagtatgtgccttagtaaactccacctgttgtgtctatgtcaatcaggacatgcgaatcgaaactgacattcgcaaaatccgaaatcagttaagggtcctacatcaagtggcctcagaaaatactgactggggtctagaagaaatgtggtcttggctaacctcctggctcccagatttcggggcccttggcaagaaaatcctgtatggaatattgtttgtcttgatagttctgataatgttctatgtcttaatgcaactgatcctctgctgcgtgaaagccagcaggggaagctttagcaaggcaagaaaacccacagcagagtctagaataatgttgttacaaaagtgtgagcagattgaaagaaaacatgaaaggctgcatgatgaaatagaggggctcatgagaatggaaatttaa